A genomic region of Ensifer adhaerens contains the following coding sequences:
- a CDS encoding putative bifunctional diguanylate cyclase/phosphodiesterase — protein sequence MKHTLADVVDIDLHKQPHRPHLAELQTLYRMEGEAGRRAATRQGLWVAVAVYLSFCAIDVLLVPDVAFYTIVARLFVGIGSLLTFEILYRIKARTKWLDGTCAGALVFGYIGWLVPAMMTADTSSMSYYMIFGAIFMMGANLFFSFRFRLSVFASGIVLTTFFIALSFFSEHDPSYLIAFGTFYVSCFIFTSYVNWKLNRERYKVFLNAFEAKIQQNEASERGMALLRLSNTDPLTGLDNRRAIDQQLRDYWNDWQKLGKNFSAMLIDVDFFKKYNDCYGHQEGDRCLVLVANALGEAIKDYNGSIGRYGGEEFIILARLDTLEQAAELAEVICRTVENMRLVHEQRRDGVSIVTVSVGAAFTRNQTGAKLEKIIHEADRALYAAKASGRNCAKLFDPNDPQSSDESENIAALLKIAVDQNLVSLVYQPIRNVMTGEVEAVEALMRLTMLDGTSVPPSLFIPVAERTGAILDLGRWAIKTVCCELLIDNHIPLVSVNVSPIQLKTPGFATSVAAILGETGVAGSRLAFEITEGLEMEMHSGILRCISDLETLGIRIWLDDFGTGFAGLSWLRLIDFDTVKVDRSFLHDCSSPKGRAMLQDIIGLVRNRGHKILIEGVETDEQLALMRRFRIDQVQGFHVGRPAPAEAFRTPTDKPRIPLRNGARS from the coding sequence ATGAAGCACACGTTGGCCGACGTAGTTGACATCGACCTGCACAAGCAGCCGCACCGGCCGCATTTGGCTGAGCTTCAGACGCTCTATCGAATGGAGGGCGAGGCCGGCCGCCGTGCGGCGACCAGGCAGGGCCTGTGGGTCGCGGTTGCCGTCTATCTGTCGTTTTGCGCGATCGACGTTCTGCTGGTCCCAGATGTCGCGTTCTATACGATTGTCGCGCGCCTCTTCGTCGGCATCGGCTCGCTACTGACCTTTGAGATCCTGTATCGCATAAAGGCCCGAACCAAGTGGCTCGACGGCACGTGTGCCGGCGCGCTGGTCTTTGGCTATATCGGCTGGCTCGTCCCTGCGATGATGACGGCTGACACCAGCAGCATGTCCTATTACATGATCTTCGGCGCCATCTTCATGATGGGCGCCAATCTCTTCTTCAGTTTCCGGTTCCGCCTCTCGGTCTTCGCCTCCGGGATCGTCCTGACGACGTTCTTCATCGCCCTGTCCTTCTTCTCCGAGCACGATCCTTCCTATCTGATCGCGTTTGGAACCTTCTACGTTTCCTGTTTCATCTTCACCTCCTACGTAAACTGGAAGCTCAACCGCGAGCGCTACAAGGTTTTCCTGAACGCCTTCGAGGCGAAGATCCAGCAGAACGAAGCGTCGGAACGCGGCATGGCGCTCCTGCGGCTATCCAACACCGATCCTCTGACCGGCCTGGACAATCGCCGCGCCATCGACCAGCAGCTGCGTGACTATTGGAACGATTGGCAGAAGCTCGGGAAGAACTTCTCCGCCATGCTGATCGACGTTGATTTCTTCAAGAAATACAACGACTGCTACGGCCATCAGGAAGGCGATCGCTGCCTGGTTTTGGTGGCCAATGCGCTCGGCGAGGCAATCAAGGACTACAACGGCTCGATTGGCCGCTACGGCGGCGAGGAATTCATCATTCTTGCCCGCCTGGATACCCTGGAGCAGGCAGCCGAACTGGCGGAAGTGATCTGCCGTACCGTCGAAAACATGCGGCTGGTGCATGAGCAGCGCCGCGACGGTGTTTCCATCGTGACCGTCAGCGTCGGCGCCGCCTTCACCCGCAACCAGACCGGCGCCAAACTCGAGAAGATCATCCACGAGGCGGATCGCGCGCTCTATGCCGCCAAGGCGAGCGGTCGCAACTGTGCAAAGCTGTTCGACCCGAACGACCCGCAAAGCAGCGACGAGAGCGAAAACATCGCCGCGCTTTTGAAGATCGCGGTCGACCAGAACCTTGTGTCGCTCGTCTACCAGCCGATCAGAAACGTGATGACCGGCGAGGTCGAGGCTGTCGAAGCCCTGATGCGCCTGACAATGCTGGACGGCACGTCGGTTCCGCCGAGCCTTTTCATTCCGGTTGCCGAGCGGACCGGCGCGATTCTCGACCTCGGCCGCTGGGCGATCAAGACCGTCTGCTGCGAGCTCCTCATCGACAACCATATTCCACTCGTCAGCGTCAACGTATCGCCGATCCAGCTGAAGACCCCGGGGTTTGCAACCTCGGTCGCCGCGATCCTCGGAGAGACCGGGGTGGCCGGCAGCCGACTTGCCTTCGAGATCACCGAAGGGCTCGAAATGGAGATGCATTCGGGTATCCTGCGCTGTATCAGCGACCTGGAAACGCTGGGCATCAGGATCTGGCTGGATGACTTCGGCACAGGCTTTGCCGGCCTTTCCTGGCTGCGCCTGATCGATTTCGATACGGTGAAGGTCGACCGGTCGTTCCTGCACGATTGCAGCTCGCCAAAGGGTCGCGCCATGTTGCAGGACATTATCGGGCTGGTGCGCAACCGCGGCCACAAGATCCTGATCGAAGGCGTCGAGACCGACGAACAGCTGGCGCTGATGCGACGTTTCCGGATCGACCAGGTCCAGGGCTTCCACGTCGGTCGGCCCGCGCCGGCAGAAGCTTTCCGCACACCGACGGACAAGCCGCGCATTCCGCTGCGAAACGGCGCACGATCCTAA
- a CDS encoding AI-2E family transporter translates to MADDPSRTGAAGDGATSPPSFEAKITDIARIGIVGLFAYWALTLIAPFAIILIWAAILAVALYPAYARLGRFLGSRRLASFLITLICLAVIVGPLTAIAVSFAEGLQALLAKLADGSLRVPVPPEYVHDWPIIGERLHAVWSMASDNLEALLRKLEPSLMQAGSKALGKIASIGAEVLSFVVSVLVAGFLFGSGERLAEMAQRFSGRIGGDRGIGFLRLAAATIRNVARGVIGVALLQAFLCALVLGLFHVPAPGAIAFVVLILCIIQIGPALVLLPVIIWAWVTMDFGPALLLTILLVPLFVIDNVMKPILVARGLSTPTLVILLGVLGGTLSYGLIGLFLGPIVLSVVHDLLMVWMQGDTARQKPQPDASQSPRPV, encoded by the coding sequence ATGGCTGATGATCCTTCCCGAACGGGCGCGGCGGGCGATGGAGCGACCAGCCCCCCGTCCTTCGAGGCGAAAATTACGGATATCGCCAGGATTGGTATCGTCGGGCTTTTTGCCTATTGGGCCCTGACGCTGATCGCGCCGTTCGCCATCATCCTCATATGGGCGGCAATCCTTGCCGTGGCGCTCTACCCGGCCTATGCCCGGCTGGGCCGCTTTCTCGGCTCTCGACGATTGGCGTCCTTTCTCATCACGCTCATCTGCCTGGCCGTCATCGTCGGCCCATTGACGGCGATTGCCGTCAGCTTCGCCGAAGGGCTCCAGGCGCTGCTTGCAAAACTTGCCGACGGCTCTCTCCGGGTGCCGGTACCGCCGGAATACGTTCACGACTGGCCGATCATCGGCGAACGGCTGCATGCGGTCTGGAGCATGGCATCGGATAATCTCGAAGCGCTCCTGCGCAAGCTCGAGCCTTCGCTGATGCAGGCAGGCAGCAAGGCGCTCGGCAAGATAGCGAGCATCGGCGCCGAGGTGTTGAGCTTCGTCGTGTCCGTGTTGGTGGCCGGATTCCTTTTCGGTTCCGGTGAACGGCTGGCGGAGATGGCACAGCGCTTCTCCGGCAGGATCGGTGGCGACCGGGGCATCGGCTTCCTGCGTCTGGCGGCGGCGACCATCCGCAACGTTGCGCGAGGGGTGATCGGCGTCGCGCTGCTGCAGGCGTTTCTCTGTGCCCTGGTGCTCGGCCTGTTCCATGTGCCGGCGCCGGGTGCGATCGCTTTCGTCGTGCTCATCCTCTGCATCATCCAGATCGGGCCTGCTCTGGTTCTGCTTCCGGTGATCATCTGGGCATGGGTGACGATGGACTTCGGTCCAGCGCTGCTTCTGACGATTCTGTTGGTCCCGCTCTTTGTCATCGACAATGTGATGAAGCCGATCCTGGTGGCCCGCGGGCTTTCGACGCCGACGCTGGTCATTCTGCTCGGGGTACTTGGTGGGACCCTGTCCTATGGGCTGATCGGGCTCTTTCTGGGGCCGATCGTTCTCAGTGTCGTCCATGACCTGCTGATGGTGTGGATGCAGGGGGATACTGCGCGGCAAAAGCCGCAACCCGATGCGTCGCAGTCGCCGCGCCCGGTTTGA
- a CDS encoding DUF3300 domain-containing protein, with protein MIRKTIIALGSAVTILISTPITAVLAQQSASAPAAEQQTAPEPLSDDELEVLVARIALYPDELVALISAAALYPLQIVEAERFLEARQKKPDMKPKDDWDGSVISLLNYPQIVKMMSEDLEWTQSFGDAIANQQKDVLIAIQQLRDEAVAKNIIKSDDKVTVVQQGDNVVIQAANPETIYVPQYPPEMLYEPNYAPAPIGYYDEPYPAYWYPGAAFFAGAVTGAAFAAIVDWDDWGVWGGRWNGGDMDIDCNNCFNNINGKVKWNDVDWKNVDRSKINFDRDQLQHFDRNSIKNNIKANGNNNLRNRAAEINRDRPNARPGGGGGGQIRDVRKSTLDGLKAQQRPAARPGGAGGGQAIAKARAGDGKPSINRPSGKKPSQVNRQGGKKKMASKAQNRSRNPSGLGNVNPGRREINSSRRGGQSMGGGQRGGGRPQMSRGGGRPPIHRGGGGRGGGGGRRR; from the coding sequence ATGATCAGAAAAACGATCATCGCGCTTGGCAGCGCAGTGACGATACTGATTTCAACGCCCATCACGGCAGTTTTGGCACAGCAGTCGGCAAGCGCCCCGGCGGCTGAGCAGCAGACAGCGCCGGAACCGCTGAGCGACGACGAACTCGAAGTTCTGGTCGCGCGCATCGCACTCTATCCGGACGAACTGGTGGCCTTGATCTCCGCTGCCGCGCTCTATCCGCTGCAGATCGTCGAGGCGGAGCGCTTCCTCGAGGCTCGCCAGAAAAAGCCGGACATGAAGCCAAAGGACGATTGGGACGGCAGCGTCATTTCGCTGCTCAACTATCCCCAGATCGTCAAGATGATGAGTGAAGACCTCGAATGGACGCAGTCTTTCGGCGACGCGATCGCCAATCAGCAGAAGGATGTGCTGATCGCGATACAGCAATTGCGTGACGAAGCGGTCGCCAAGAATATCATCAAGAGCGACGACAAGGTGACGGTGGTCCAGCAAGGCGACAACGTCGTCATCCAGGCAGCCAATCCTGAAACGATCTACGTGCCGCAGTATCCGCCGGAGATGCTGTACGAGCCGAATTATGCACCGGCGCCGATCGGCTACTATGACGAACCCTATCCGGCCTATTGGTATCCCGGCGCAGCCTTCTTTGCAGGTGCTGTGACCGGTGCTGCCTTCGCCGCGATCGTCGACTGGGACGATTGGGGCGTCTGGGGCGGCCGCTGGAATGGCGGCGACATGGACATCGACTGCAACAACTGCTTCAACAACATCAACGGCAAGGTCAAGTGGAACGACGTCGACTGGAAGAATGTCGATCGCAGCAAGATCAACTTCGACCGCGACCAGCTTCAACATTTCGACCGAAACAGCATCAAGAACAACATCAAGGCAAACGGCAACAACAACCTGCGCAACCGCGCCGCCGAGATCAACCGCGATCGGCCGAACGCACGGCCCGGCGGTGGTGGCGGCGGTCAGATCAGGGACGTGCGCAAGAGCACGCTTGATGGGCTGAAGGCCCAGCAGAGGCCGGCAGCCAGACCAGGTGGGGCCGGTGGCGGGCAGGCGATCGCAAAAGCGCGCGCCGGCGACGGCAAGCCGAGCATCAATCGTCCCTCGGGCAAAAAACCTTCTCAGGTCAACCGTCAGGGCGGCAAGAAGAAGATGGCCTCCAAGGCGCAGAACCGATCGAGAAACCCATCGGGCCTCGGCAACGTCAATCCCGGACGGCGCGAAATCAACTCGTCACGCCGCGGTGGCCAGAGCATGGGCGGCGGCCAGCGCGGTGGCGGGCGGCCACAAATGAGCCGCGGTGGCGGCAGGCCGCCGATTCACCGTGGCGGCGGCGGTCGTGGTGGTGGCGGCGGACGCAGACGTTGA
- a CDS encoding DUF2950 domain-containing protein has protein sequence MAKLFHPLLLGTAIALALAAVPLNASAQTTAPAEQAPTDQMAAGLDAYAADEDPPVFDDPAKAVDEFKAKLAANDFDGLAKLLGLNAEKLKAGEGAMDTFALIREGAARNVTVNDLEGRKIIQIGDRLWPLPFPITKGEDGKWAFDTYVGLEEIVNRRVGENELEAIDTVQAYVDAQKEYASQDRDADGVLEYAQKLISTPGQTDGLYWPADQGDGESPVGDAISEAALEKAKAGQGYFGYRFRILTSQGDNIAGGRYDYVINGNMIGGFALIAWPVSYAETGVKTFVVNQQGIVYERDLGPNTEEIVPFIDRFDPDDKWDVVPD, from the coding sequence ATGGCAAAGCTCTTTCATCCGCTTCTCCTGGGAACGGCGATCGCCCTCGCACTGGCCGCCGTACCGCTCAACGCATCCGCGCAGACAACGGCGCCGGCGGAACAGGCACCAACGGATCAAATGGCGGCCGGCCTCGACGCCTATGCGGCGGACGAAGATCCTCCGGTCTTCGATGACCCGGCCAAGGCGGTCGACGAATTCAAGGCGAAGCTCGCCGCAAATGATTTCGACGGTCTGGCGAAACTTCTCGGACTCAATGCCGAGAAGCTGAAGGCCGGTGAAGGGGCGATGGATACCTTTGCGCTCATCCGCGAAGGTGCCGCCCGCAATGTCACCGTGAATGATCTCGAAGGACGCAAGATTATCCAGATCGGCGATCGGCTCTGGCCGCTGCCATTCCCGATCACCAAGGGCGAAGACGGCAAATGGGCCTTCGACACCTATGTCGGGCTCGAGGAAATCGTCAATCGCCGCGTCGGCGAGAACGAATTGGAAGCGATCGATACGGTACAGGCCTATGTCGATGCCCAGAAGGAATACGCCTCGCAGGATCGCGACGCCGATGGCGTGCTCGAATATGCCCAGAAGCTGATCAGCACACCCGGACAGACGGACGGGCTTTACTGGCCGGCCGATCAGGGCGATGGCGAAAGCCCCGTCGGCGATGCGATCAGCGAGGCGGCATTGGAAAAGGCAAAGGCCGGCCAAGGGTACTTCGGCTACCGTTTCCGCATCCTGACATCGCAGGGCGATAACATCGCCGGCGGCCGGTACGACTATGTCATCAACGGCAACATGATCGGCGGCTTCGCCTTGATCGCGTGGCCGGTGAGCTATGCCGAGACCGGCGTCAAGACCTTCGTCGTCAACCAGCAGGGCATCGTCTACGAACGCGATCTCGGGCCGAATACCGAAGAGATCGTGCCCTTCATCGATCGCTTCGATCCCGACGACAAATGGGACGTCGTGCCCGATTGA
- a CDS encoding sensor histidine kinase, whose translation MILSPAVVPFNIMDYGYAVCYRMSIFFGWSFLFVALLNHMDVRARDLKLIAPREEALAARMRALQYQINPHFLFNTLNSITGLVEEGASHRAERMIMSLSGFLRSTLQLDPMRELRLVDEMALQREYLDIEKERFSDRMGVRIDVPAELEGAMVPSLILQPLIENAVKHGVGRSVGEVEIHIQASRVGEALILSVENDVTASVFGKAGEGLGIGLANVAHRVRTHFPEGASLTAGRVGPARYRVSLHMPLRIGQGEAEPTDNRPQARQSMLSDGASSDAGRGKSGLAKKSSAATASQSGTTSHLSSGSKRSMKGTISSVFGPRSRS comes from the coding sequence GTGATCCTGTCGCCCGCGGTCGTGCCGTTCAATATCATGGATTACGGCTATGCGGTCTGTTACCGCATGTCGATCTTCTTTGGCTGGTCGTTCCTCTTTGTCGCGCTGCTCAATCACATGGACGTCCGCGCCCGGGATCTGAAACTGATTGCCCCGCGCGAAGAGGCCCTGGCCGCTCGGATGCGCGCTTTGCAATATCAGATAAATCCGCATTTTCTGTTCAACACGCTCAATTCCATCACCGGCCTGGTGGAGGAGGGGGCATCACATCGGGCGGAGCGAATGATCATGTCGCTCTCGGGATTCCTGCGGTCGACGCTGCAGCTCGATCCGATGCGCGAATTGCGGCTTGTGGACGAGATGGCCCTGCAGAGAGAGTATCTCGATATCGAGAAAGAGCGGTTTTCCGACCGCATGGGAGTCCGTATCGACGTCCCTGCCGAGCTCGAGGGTGCCATGGTCCCAAGTCTGATCCTGCAGCCGCTGATCGAGAACGCGGTAAAACATGGAGTCGGCCGTTCCGTCGGCGAGGTCGAAATTCACATCCAGGCGAGCCGGGTCGGAGAGGCGCTCATTCTGTCCGTCGAAAATGACGTTACCGCATCTGTATTCGGCAAGGCGGGAGAGGGGCTCGGCATCGGCCTTGCCAATGTCGCTCATCGGGTCAGGACGCATTTCCCGGAGGGGGCATCACTGACCGCCGGCCGTGTCGGACCGGCTCGCTATCGCGTTTCGCTGCATATGCCGCTCAGAATTGGGCAAGGGGAAGCAGAGCCAACCGACAATAGGCCGCAAGCTCGACAATCGATGTTGAGCGATGGGGCTTCCTCCGACGCAGGCCGGGGGAAGTCCGGCCTGGCAAAAAAATCGTCAGCTGCGACTGCCTCTCAATCGGGCACGACGTCCCATTTGTCGTCGGGATCGAAGCGATCGATGAAGGGCACGATCTCTTCGGTATTCGGCCCGAGATCGCGTTCGTAG
- a CDS encoding LysR family transcriptional regulator — MNPNFTWDDLQFFLAVARTGQLSTAARRLRTSHATVSRRIDRLEFALKVKLFERNPRGYVLTSMGQRFIETAERIERETEQLQLDINDGLTAQRGVVRLSTLEGFGNFFLADRLADFAESYPNVSLELVAIQQIMSLSRKEADIQVALTAPKAGPYHSEVLTPYTLHVYGARSYLSKHAPIVGRNDLAAHRFVGYIEDMIFAPGLDYLGELQPGLRAHFQSSSILTQLKAVRQGLGLCVLPHFMAREEPDLQIVLPEEIELKRTYWMVCHRDLVAVPRVRAVREFLMQIVKENRGYFTREAAPLMTSARRMSRT, encoded by the coding sequence ATGAATCCGAATTTCACCTGGGACGATCTGCAGTTCTTTCTGGCAGTGGCCCGTACGGGGCAATTGTCGACGGCGGCGCGGCGGCTCAGAACCAGCCATGCCACGGTCTCGCGGCGGATCGACCGCCTGGAATTTGCGCTCAAGGTGAAGCTGTTCGAGCGCAATCCGCGCGGCTACGTTCTGACCAGCATGGGCCAGCGCTTCATCGAGACGGCCGAGCGGATCGAGCGCGAGACCGAACAATTGCAACTCGACATCAATGACGGCCTGACGGCGCAGCGTGGTGTCGTGCGGCTGAGCACGCTCGAAGGCTTCGGCAACTTCTTCCTTGCCGATCGGCTGGCGGATTTCGCTGAGAGTTATCCGAATGTGTCGCTGGAACTGGTGGCGATCCAGCAGATCATGTCGCTGTCGCGCAAGGAAGCGGATATTCAGGTGGCGCTGACGGCGCCGAAAGCCGGTCCTTACCATTCCGAGGTGCTGACCCCCTATACGCTGCATGTCTATGGCGCGCGCAGCTATCTCTCGAAACACGCGCCGATTGTGGGGCGCAACGACCTGGCTGCGCATCGCTTCGTTGGCTACATCGAGGACATGATCTTTGCGCCAGGGCTCGATTATCTCGGTGAACTGCAGCCGGGATTGCGGGCGCATTTCCAAAGCTCGAGCATACTGACGCAACTGAAGGCGGTGCGGCAGGGGCTCGGTCTCTGCGTGCTGCCGCATTTCATGGCGCGCGAAGAGCCGGATCTGCAAATCGTCCTGCCGGAGGAGATCGAGCTCAAGCGTACCTACTGGATGGTCTGCCACCGGGATCTGGTGGCGGTGCCGCGGGTGAGGGCGGTACGCGAGTTCCTGATGCAGATCGTCAAGGAGAACAGGGGCTATTTCACCCGTGAGGCGGCGCCGCTGATGACAAGCGCACGGCGCATGTCGCGGACGTAA
- a CDS encoding ABC transporter substrate-binding protein, producing MTKKLIVTLAAMLASSTAAFADASDGKVKIGILNDQSGVYADFGGKSSYEAALMAVEDFGGKVLGVPVEVITADHQNKADIASNIARQWYDTEQVDSIMELTSSSVGLAVQALSKEKKKITINTGAATTELTGKQCSPYGFHWAYDTHALAVGTGGALVKQGGDSWFFLTADYAFGYSLEENTSNYVKENGGTVVGSVRHPLATTDFSSFLLQAQSSGAKVIGLANAGLDTSNAIKQAAEFGIVQGGQRLAALLFTLAEVHGLGLEAAQGLTLTEGFYWNRNEESAKFGKRFMERTGKMPNMVHAGTYSAVLSYLKAIEKAGTDDADAVAKELHALPVNDVFAENGTVAANGRMIHDMYLLEVKKPDESKEPWDYFKVLATIPGAEAFIDPAKSGCDLVKS from the coding sequence ATGACGAAGAAACTGATCGTAACATTGGCAGCCATGCTCGCCAGCAGCACGGCCGCTTTCGCCGATGCATCCGACGGCAAGGTCAAGATCGGCATTCTGAACGACCAGTCCGGCGTCTATGCCGATTTCGGCGGCAAATCCTCCTATGAGGCGGCGCTGATGGCGGTCGAGGATTTCGGCGGCAAGGTGCTGGGCGTGCCGGTGGAAGTCATCACCGCCGACCACCAGAACAAGGCCGACATCGCCTCCAACATCGCGCGCCAATGGTACGACACCGAACAGGTCGACAGCATCATGGAGCTGACCAGCTCCTCGGTCGGCCTTGCCGTGCAGGCTCTGTCGAAGGAAAAGAAGAAGATCACCATCAACACCGGTGCTGCAACGACCGAACTCACCGGCAAGCAGTGCTCGCCCTATGGTTTCCACTGGGCCTATGACACCCATGCGCTTGCGGTCGGCACCGGCGGCGCGCTCGTCAAGCAGGGCGGCGACAGCTGGTTCTTCCTGACCGCCGACTATGCCTTCGGTTATTCGCTGGAAGAAAACACCAGCAACTACGTCAAGGAAAACGGCGGCACTGTTGTCGGCTCCGTCCGCCATCCGCTGGCGACCACGGACTTTTCCTCCTTCCTGCTGCAGGCACAGTCCTCCGGCGCCAAGGTGATCGGCCTTGCCAATGCCGGCCTCGACACCTCCAACGCCATCAAGCAGGCGGCCGAATTTGGCATCGTCCAGGGCGGCCAGCGCCTCGCAGCCCTGCTCTTCACGCTCGCCGAGGTTCATGGCCTTGGCCTCGAAGCGGCTCAGGGGCTGACACTCACCGAGGGCTTCTATTGGAACCGCAACGAAGAGAGCGCCAAATTCGGCAAGCGCTTTATGGAGCGCACCGGCAAGATGCCGAACATGGTCCACGCCGGCACCTATTCGGCCGTGCTTTCCTATCTGAAGGCGATCGAGAAGGCTGGAACCGATGATGCCGACGCCGTCGCCAAGGAGCTGCATGCGCTTCCGGTCAACGACGTTTTTGCCGAGAACGGCACGGTTGCCGCCAACGGCCGCATGATCCACGACATGTACCTGCTGGAAGTGAAGAAGCCGGACGAAAGCAAGGAACCCTGGGATTACTTCAAGGTGCTCGCCACAATTCCCGGTGCTGAAGCCTTCATCGATCCGGCCAAGAGCGGCTGCGACCTCGTGAAGTCCTGA
- a CDS encoding ABC transporter ATP-binding protein yields the protein MSAPVTEPNGAPRVVLSARGLRRDFGGFTAVNNVNLDVHHARVHALIGPNGAGKTTVFNLLTKFLQPTDGTITLLGEDITRTAPDKVARMGLVRSFQISAVFPHMSVLDNVRVALQRPNGLATQFWKPMSALDRLTAEADQLIRSVGLDRERNAVAADLSYGRKRVLEIATTLALDPKVLLLDEPMAGMGLEDVGMVAEIIREVARERAVLMVEHNLSVVSTLCHQVTVLQRGEILAEGDYAKVSADPRVRTAYMGTEEA from the coding sequence ATGAGCGCGCCGGTCACCGAACCGAATGGCGCGCCGCGGGTGGTTCTGTCCGCCCGCGGCCTGCGCCGTGACTTTGGCGGCTTCACCGCCGTCAACAACGTCAATCTCGACGTCCATCATGCGCGCGTGCATGCGTTGATCGGACCGAACGGCGCCGGCAAGACCACGGTCTTCAACCTGTTGACCAAGTTCCTGCAGCCGACCGACGGCACGATCACGCTGCTCGGCGAGGACATCACCCGCACGGCGCCGGACAAGGTGGCGCGCATGGGCCTGGTGCGCTCGTTCCAGATCTCGGCGGTGTTTCCGCATATGAGCGTGCTCGACAATGTGCGCGTGGCGCTGCAGCGGCCGAACGGGCTCGCGACACAGTTCTGGAAGCCGATGTCGGCGCTCGACAGGCTGACGGCCGAGGCCGATCAGCTGATCCGTTCGGTCGGTCTCGACAGGGAGCGCAATGCCGTTGCCGCCGATCTTTCCTATGGACGCAAGCGCGTGCTGGAAATCGCGACCACCCTGGCGCTCGATCCCAAGGTGTTGCTGCTCGATGAGCCGATGGCCGGCATGGGCCTCGAGGATGTCGGCATGGTCGCCGAGATCATCCGCGAAGTGGCGCGCGAACGCGCCGTGCTGATGGTCGAGCACAATCTCTCCGTCGTCTCGACCCTCTGTCATCAGGTCACCGTGCTCCAGCGCGGCGAGATCCTGGCCGAGGGCGACTATGCGAAGGTGTCGGCGGATCCGCGCGTGCGCACCGCCTATATGGGCACCGAGGAGGCCTGA
- a CDS encoding ABC transporter ATP-binding protein: MKPLLKVSGLNAWYGESHILHGVDLTVGEGEMVTLLGRNGVGKTTTLRSIMGIVRKRKGEIRFAGADLMKVPLHRVAHHGLGFIPEERGIFSTLSVHENLLLPPAVASGGMTVDEIFELFPNLYERRSSPGTKLSGGEQQMLAIARILRTGVRMMLLDEPTEGLAPVIVQRIGDVLKTLKQRGMTVLLVEQNFRFASKVADRFYLMDHGQMVGEFPVSELSARMDTLHDVLGV, translated from the coding sequence ATGAAACCGCTTCTCAAAGTCTCCGGCCTCAACGCCTGGTATGGCGAAAGCCACATCCTGCACGGCGTCGACCTGACGGTCGGCGAAGGCGAGATGGTCACGCTGCTTGGTCGCAACGGCGTCGGCAAGACGACGACGCTGCGCTCTATCATGGGCATCGTGCGCAAGCGCAAGGGCGAAATCCGCTTTGCCGGCGCGGACCTGATGAAAGTGCCGCTGCACCGGGTCGCCCATCACGGCCTCGGCTTCATCCCGGAAGAGCGCGGCATCTTCTCGACGCTTTCGGTCCACGAAAACCTGCTGCTACCGCCGGCGGTCGCTAGCGGCGGCATGACGGTCGACGAGATCTTCGAGCTTTTCCCGAACCTTTACGAACGCCGCAGCAGCCCCGGAACGAAGCTTTCCGGCGGCGAACAGCAGATGCTGGCGATCGCCCGGATCCTGCGTACCGGCGTGCGCATGATGCTGCTCGACGAACCGACGGAAGGTCTCGCGCCGGTCATCGTCCAGCGCATTGGCGACGTGCTGAAAACCCTGAAGCAACGCGGCATGACCGTGCTTCTGGTCGAGCAGAATTTTCGCTTCGCCAGCAAGGTTGCCGACCGCTTCTATCTGATGGACCATGGCCAGATGGTCGGCGAGTTCCCGGTTTCGGAACTGTCCGCCCGCATGGACACGCTGCATGATGTGCTGGGGGTCTGA